A genomic window from Candidatus Methylomirabilota bacterium includes:
- a CDS encoding enoyl-CoA hydratase/isomerase family protein, translated as MNPTAPGYELALTDGVAEIRLGCGKANALNPRSVSAVARAFEDAEHAGSRGVVLTGYDRYFSAGLDLVSLYDLERPAMDAFVREFDRTMLRVFAFPRPVVAAVNGHAVAGGCILALACDARLVREDDDVRIGLNEIRLGLPFPASALEIARQAIPTAALESVLYGGALYRPAEALGRGFIDGLASGGDVRAEALVLCRRLCEAPTDAFATIKGALKDPAVRRASAALDELRRAFVDAWFSPEARRRIGEARSRLRG; from the coding sequence GTGAATCCGACGGCGCCCGGCTACGAACTGGCGCTCACCGACGGGGTCGCGGAGATCCGGCTCGGCTGCGGGAAGGCCAACGCGCTGAATCCGCGGAGCGTGAGCGCCGTCGCCCGGGCCTTCGAGGACGCGGAGCACGCCGGCTCCCGCGGGGTGGTCCTCACCGGGTACGATCGCTACTTCTCGGCCGGCCTCGACCTCGTCTCGCTCTACGACCTCGAGCGGCCGGCCATGGACGCTTTCGTCCGCGAGTTCGATCGGACGATGCTCCGGGTCTTCGCCTTTCCGCGGCCGGTGGTGGCGGCCGTGAACGGGCACGCGGTCGCCGGCGGATGCATCCTGGCCCTGGCGTGCGACGCGCGACTCGTGCGCGAGGACGATGACGTCCGCATCGGCCTCAACGAGATCCGCCTCGGGCTCCCGTTCCCGGCCTCCGCCCTGGAGATCGCCCGCCAGGCCATCCCGACAGCGGCCCTCGAATCGGTGCTCTACGGTGGCGCCCTCTACCGCCCGGCCGAGGCGCTCGGTCGGGGATTCATCGATGGCCTGGCCTCCGGCGGAGACGTCCGGGCGGAGGCGCTGGTCCTCTGCCGGCGGCTCTGCGAGGCGCCGACCGACGCCTTCGCGACCATCAAGGGCGCGCTCAAAGACCCCGCGGTTCGCCGGGCGTCCGCCGCCCTCGACGAGCTGCGCCGGGCCTTCGTCGACGCCTGGTTCTCGCCCGAGGCGCGCCGGCGGATCGGGGAGGCCCGAAGCCGCCTCCGGGGCTGA
- a CDS encoding tetratricopeptide repeat protein — translation MTCPHCGYDKNTDDATTCGRCQALLKKAVKPASPQDIEAWKQRGQGLVGRERHEEAIPWFDRVLRARPGDGEAWLFKGNALLQLGRFADALVCFDRCLEIDQKDTPAMVAKAVCLQNLGRAAEANAILTRGTAVANANKARDLAAKDQLDAALTHADQAVAADPGLAAAWYIRGVVLQRLKRHPEAVDSYTRALGLDPRLLGAWLSKGNALMALARLEEALACFDRAAEIDADNDRVWLNKGVVEQQLGRAQAAIASLRRFIELARPEHAKQVEQARRVIEDLSGAKPGPAGAAASRPAAPAVGPVTAAVLELATRLLAEGRVQEGLRHLDRVLAADPGNVPARVNKGIALSGLGRLDEALAVLDEAIQLGPGLAGAWFARGDCLQAAGRPQEALACYDKAVELEPAISVFWNNRAACLNALGRREDAVQSCERAIAADPANVVAWLNKARTEDALGRVREAAASLRRFVELAPPELGDAVAQARQRLRELEAAPAAEAPAGARDMTAPPPGAVTPPAAPAPIPGTPYRKGDLIGQDYQVHGILGKGGFGVVYLVYSLGAHEVYALKTFRDEYLADAETRALFRREARVWIDLDRHPYLVRAYLVDEIGQRLFIVTQYVAPGEDGLNSLSGYLKRRPPDLVQSLTWAIQFCHGMEYAGSRGVRCHRDIKPDNILIDAQKSVKISDFGLAGVIAARQGRDVTLHVHGDTVGLSAQTMEGKGAGTPTHMPPEQFTDAAACDERSDVYAFGVVLYQMASGGRLPFVAPLPTTADAAGRFWAAMHRLHREAPVPPLDSPLFPIIRRCLEKEPARRYPGFAALRAELEALLAQRGGAAVRPPATAELDAREWIDKGISLAHLDRFEDAVGCFDRALALDPGSDVAWNNKGNALGRLGRREEALAAYDRALALDPQNPRAWRNKGMCLGDLGRLDEALQCLDRGLELDPSSALGWNNRGRCLHRLGRLEEALAAFDRADGLDSELPVSRRNRGDTLVALRRPAEALEAYEQATRLDPLDVEAWSRQGSCLSQLGRHEAALACLVKAAELAPDRAMVHNNVGHALNQARRFEEALPSLDRALELDPRLVLTWRNKAVALRELGRRDDALACLENALAIDPNDSACWYFKGMTLKDLGRFAEAVPALERMLALETRNTRALAMGWFHRGECLERQSQPDDALRSYEQALGIDPAYADAARAAERCRRPRPPAAPSPSEPVPPAAARPAPSPVARPIPPPVQEVADRGLRLARQGQFERALVALDHALGQAPWFGRAWNDKGGCLMAMGRLEEAINCFDRVLELEPACHGLALDNKAQCLEARDRLEEALACYGRAVELLPGNATAWYRKGIVEEKLGHGAEAIGSFQRFLAVAPPELAKEIADARTRVG, via the coding sequence ATGACCTGCCCCCACTGCGGTTACGACAAGAACACCGACGACGCGACCACGTGCGGCCGGTGCCAAGCGCTCCTCAAGAAGGCCGTCAAGCCGGCCAGCCCTCAAGACATCGAGGCCTGGAAGCAGCGGGGGCAAGGCCTCGTGGGGCGGGAACGTCACGAGGAGGCGATTCCCTGGTTCGATCGCGTCCTCCGGGCCCGCCCGGGGGACGGCGAGGCGTGGCTGTTCAAGGGGAACGCGCTCCTCCAGCTCGGGCGCTTCGCGGACGCGCTCGTCTGCTTCGACCGGTGCCTCGAGATCGACCAGAAGGACACGCCGGCCATGGTGGCGAAGGCCGTCTGCCTGCAGAACCTCGGCCGCGCGGCCGAGGCCAACGCGATTCTCACCCGGGGGACCGCCGTGGCCAACGCCAACAAGGCCCGGGATCTCGCCGCCAAGGATCAACTCGACGCCGCTCTGACGCACGCCGACCAGGCGGTGGCGGCCGACCCCGGCCTCGCCGCCGCGTGGTACATCCGAGGCGTCGTGCTGCAGCGCCTCAAGCGGCATCCCGAGGCGGTCGACAGCTACACCCGGGCCCTGGGGCTCGATCCGCGCCTCCTCGGCGCGTGGCTCTCCAAGGGCAACGCCCTGATGGCGCTGGCGCGTCTCGAGGAGGCGCTCGCCTGCTTCGACCGCGCGGCGGAGATCGACGCGGACAATGACCGCGTCTGGCTCAACAAGGGCGTCGTCGAGCAACAGCTCGGGCGAGCCCAGGCCGCGATCGCGTCGCTCCGGCGCTTCATCGAGCTGGCGCGCCCGGAGCACGCCAAGCAGGTCGAGCAGGCCCGGCGGGTGATCGAGGATCTCTCCGGCGCGAAGCCTGGGCCGGCGGGCGCGGCCGCCAGCCGGCCGGCGGCCCCGGCTGTCGGGCCCGTGACCGCGGCGGTCCTCGAACTGGCGACACGGCTCCTGGCCGAGGGGCGGGTCCAGGAGGGCCTGCGGCACCTCGACCGGGTGCTCGCGGCCGATCCCGGCAACGTCCCGGCCCGGGTCAACAAGGGGATCGCGCTCTCCGGGCTCGGCCGCCTCGACGAGGCGCTGGCCGTGCTCGACGAGGCGATCCAGCTCGGTCCCGGGCTGGCCGGCGCGTGGTTTGCCAGGGGCGACTGTCTCCAGGCCGCCGGGCGGCCCCAGGAGGCTCTCGCCTGCTACGACAAGGCCGTCGAGCTGGAGCCCGCGATCTCGGTGTTCTGGAACAACCGCGCCGCGTGCCTCAACGCCCTCGGCCGGCGCGAGGACGCGGTCCAGAGCTGCGAGCGGGCGATCGCCGCCGATCCCGCCAACGTCGTCGCGTGGCTCAATAAGGCCCGGACCGAGGACGCGCTCGGGCGCGTCCGGGAGGCGGCCGCCTCGCTGCGCCGGTTCGTCGAGCTGGCCCCTCCGGAGCTGGGCGACGCGGTCGCGCAGGCGCGCCAGCGGCTGCGCGAGCTGGAGGCGGCGCCCGCGGCGGAGGCGCCGGCCGGCGCGCGCGACATGACAGCTCCCCCGCCCGGAGCGGTCACGCCTCCGGCGGCTCCGGCGCCGATTCCCGGCACGCCGTACCGGAAGGGCGACCTGATCGGGCAGGACTACCAGGTCCATGGCATCCTCGGCAAGGGCGGTTTCGGGGTGGTCTACCTCGTCTACTCACTGGGGGCCCACGAAGTCTACGCGTTGAAGACGTTCCGCGACGAGTACCTGGCCGACGCCGAGACGCGGGCACTCTTCCGACGGGAAGCCCGGGTCTGGATCGACCTCGACCGGCATCCCTACCTCGTCCGGGCCTACCTGGTGGACGAGATCGGCCAGCGGCTCTTCATCGTCACGCAGTACGTGGCGCCCGGGGAGGACGGCCTGAACTCGCTCTCGGGCTATCTCAAGCGACGGCCGCCGGACCTGGTCCAGAGCCTCACCTGGGCGATCCAGTTCTGTCACGGCATGGAATACGCCGGCTCACGCGGCGTGCGGTGCCACCGCGACATCAAGCCCGACAACATCCTCATCGACGCGCAGAAGAGCGTGAAGATCTCTGACTTCGGCCTGGCGGGAGTCATCGCCGCCCGCCAGGGTCGCGACGTCACGCTCCACGTCCACGGGGACACGGTGGGCCTCTCCGCCCAGACGATGGAGGGAAAGGGCGCCGGCACCCCCACCCACATGCCACCCGAACAGTTCACGGACGCCGCCGCCTGCGACGAGCGCAGCGACGTGTACGCCTTCGGCGTCGTGCTCTACCAGATGGCTTCCGGCGGCCGGCTCCCGTTCGTGGCGCCCCTTCCCACCACGGCCGACGCGGCCGGGCGCTTCTGGGCGGCCATGCACCGCCTCCATCGGGAGGCGCCGGTGCCGCCGCTCGACTCGCCGCTCTTCCCGATCATCCGGCGCTGCCTCGAGAAAGAGCCCGCCCGGCGGTATCCAGGCTTCGCGGCGTTGCGGGCGGAGCTGGAGGCGCTCCTGGCGCAGCGGGGGGGCGCCGCCGTGCGGCCGCCGGCGACGGCCGAGCTCGACGCCCGGGAGTGGATCGACAAGGGCATCAGCCTCGCGCACCTGGATCGCTTCGAGGACGCCGTCGGCTGCTTCGACCGGGCGCTCGCGCTCGATCCTGGCAGCGACGTCGCCTGGAACAACAAGGGGAACGCGCTCGGCCGCCTGGGTCGGCGGGAGGAGGCGCTCGCGGCCTACGACCGGGCGCTCGCCCTGGATCCGCAGAACCCGCGCGCCTGGCGGAACAAGGGGATGTGTCTGGGCGACCTGGGCCGGCTCGACGAGGCGCTCCAGTGCCTCGACCGCGGCCTCGAGCTGGACCCCTCGAGCGCGCTCGGCTGGAACAACCGCGGCCGATGCCTCCACCGCCTGGGGCGACTCGAGGAGGCGCTCGCCGCGTTCGACCGCGCCGACGGGCTCGACTCCGAGCTTCCGGTGTCGCGGCGGAATCGCGGTGACACCCTGGTCGCCCTCCGGCGCCCGGCGGAGGCGCTCGAGGCCTACGAGCAAGCGACCCGCCTCGACCCCCTGGATGTCGAAGCCTGGAGCCGCCAGGGAAGCTGCCTGAGCCAGCTGGGCCGGCACGAGGCGGCGCTGGCCTGTCTGGTCAAGGCGGCCGAGCTGGCGCCGGATCGGGCCATGGTCCACAACAACGTCGGACACGCTCTCAACCAGGCGCGGCGCTTCGAGGAGGCCCTCCCGAGCCTGGACCGCGCCCTCGAGCTGGACCCCCGGCTGGTCCTGACGTGGCGGAACAAGGCGGTGGCGCTCAGAGAGCTGGGCAGGCGTGACGACGCGCTCGCCTGCCTCGAGAACGCCCTCGCCATCGACCCGAACGACTCGGCGTGCTGGTACTTCAAGGGCATGACGCTGAAGGACCTCGGCCGCTTCGCCGAGGCCGTCCCCGCCCTGGAGCGGATGCTGGCCCTCGAGACGCGCAACACCCGGGCCCTCGCCATGGGCTGGTTCCACCGCGGGGAGTGCCTGGAGCGACAGAGCCAGCCGGACGACGCCCTCCGCTCATACGAGCAGGCGCTCGGGATCGACCCCGCGTATGCGGACGCGGCGCGTGCCGCCGAGCGGTGCCGACGGCCTCGGCCACCTGCCGCCCCCTCGCCCTCGGAACCCGTCCCCCCGGCGGCGGCCAGGCCGGCGCCGTCGCCGGTTGCGCGGCCAATCCCGCCGCCGGTTCAGGAGGTGGCCGACCGGGGGCTCCGTCTCGCGCGACAGGGTCAGTTCGAGCGCGCTCTCGTCGCCCTCGACCACGCCCTCGGCCAGGCGCCGTGGTTCGGGCGCGCCTGGAACGACAAGGGCGGGTGTCTCATGGCGATGGGGCGCCTGGAGGAGGCGATCAACTGCTTCGACCGGGTGCTCGAGCTCGAACCGGCCTGCCACGGGCTCGCCCTCGACAACAAGGCCCAGTGCCTCGAGGCGCGGGACCGGCTCGAGGAGGCGCTCGCCTGTTACGGGCGAGCGGTCGAGCTCCTGCCCGGGAACGCTACGGCCTGGTACCGCAAGGGCATCGTGGAGGAGAAGCTCGGACACGGCGCGGAGGCCATCGGGTCGTTCCAGCGGTTCCTCGCAGTCGCGCCGCCCGAGCTCGCCAAGGAGATCGCGGACGCGCGGACGCGCGTCGGCTGA
- a CDS encoding DUF2214 family protein produces the protein MVSAIVSALHLLALPIGLASVFLRGRFLKGPVDVERIRSLFAADTAWGIAAGLWLVTGLLRAFGGLEKGTQFYLGSPLFWAKMALFAIVLGLEIWPMLTFIRWRAELRRGQMPDTSPARALYLVNHIEMGLVVVIVFVASFMARGFGLR, from the coding sequence GTGGTCTCGGCCATCGTGTCCGCGCTCCACCTGCTGGCGCTCCCGATCGGCCTCGCCAGCGTCTTCCTGCGGGGACGCTTCCTCAAGGGGCCCGTCGATGTCGAGCGCATCCGGAGCCTCTTCGCGGCCGACACCGCCTGGGGTATCGCCGCCGGACTCTGGCTCGTCACCGGGTTGCTGCGCGCGTTCGGCGGACTGGAAAAGGGCACGCAGTTCTACCTCGGCTCGCCGCTCTTCTGGGCCAAGATGGCGCTGTTCGCGATCGTCCTCGGGCTGGAGATCTGGCCCATGCTCACCTTCATCCGCTGGCGCGCGGAGCTGCGCCGCGGCCAGATGCCGGACACGTCGCCGGCGCGGGCGCTGTACCTCGTCAACCACATCGAGATGGGGCTTGTGGTCGTCATCGTCTTCGTCGCCAGCTTCATGGCCCGAGGCTTCGGGCTCCGGTAG
- a CDS encoding mucoidy inhibitor MuiA family protein: MGVKQVAMVVIPVLLLAVPGGARGGEIRVEAPHLAAVVVYPDRAEVTRRASVTVPAGAGEIVFEKVPPGIERDSLRVSTRGVPALIGAVELREQVQEPPKSPEYAAADDEVRRLEVELAGLDAEDAADKEMAEFLRALRATTGQRAGERLAEGRPDPEAVRGLFEFVRAQVDDLGRRLVTRQERRKAAQERLQIARARRDAARPRGPIRTRTVRVALEARQAGALDVTLGYVVPGARWRPAYRAVLDAEGSRIAITSEAVVVQRTGEDWDDVELQLSTSAPARGVQPPALSPVVLRVIEARSRVLGGELGSKSEGGAARDALRSAPAAPAAVPPKTATPGEALEAEVVHTAYNTTFVVPGRSSIAADGRDHRVVLRNQDLAATLGYRIVPAAREEAYVVARATAPADYPLLAGPMRVFAGAAYVGQFALQEAGPGAELELPFGADNRVRVKRVVLTPRRTREGLTGRDEQVAHAFRTEIENLRDRAVTVVVEDQVPVSEDERITVKRGDGTTPGFREVRDRPGVLEWDVPLGPRQKKEIVLEYAVRHPKGLPVAGGR, translated from the coding sequence ATGGGTGTGAAGCAGGTTGCGATGGTGGTGATTCCGGTCCTGCTCCTCGCCGTGCCCGGTGGGGCGCGGGGAGGGGAGATCCGCGTCGAGGCCCCGCACCTGGCCGCCGTCGTCGTCTATCCCGACCGGGCCGAGGTGACCCGCCGGGCATCCGTCACGGTCCCAGCCGGCGCCGGCGAGATCGTGTTCGAGAAGGTTCCACCCGGGATCGAGCGCGACTCGCTTCGCGTCTCGACCCGTGGCGTGCCGGCGCTCATCGGCGCCGTCGAGCTACGCGAGCAAGTCCAGGAACCGCCGAAGTCGCCGGAGTACGCCGCGGCCGACGACGAGGTCCGGCGGCTCGAGGTGGAGCTCGCCGGGCTGGACGCCGAGGACGCGGCCGACAAGGAGATGGCCGAATTCCTGCGGGCCCTCCGAGCGACCACCGGACAGCGCGCGGGAGAGCGATTGGCCGAGGGCAGGCCTGACCCCGAGGCGGTCCGGGGCCTCTTCGAGTTCGTGCGGGCCCAGGTCGACGATCTCGGCCGGCGCCTGGTGACGCGGCAGGAGCGGCGGAAGGCCGCCCAGGAGCGGCTCCAGATCGCCCGGGCTCGCCGGGACGCCGCCCGGCCGCGGGGCCCGATCCGCACGCGGACCGTGCGGGTCGCCCTGGAGGCCCGACAGGCGGGCGCGCTCGACGTCACCCTCGGGTACGTCGTTCCCGGGGCCCGCTGGCGTCCCGCCTACCGCGCCGTGCTCGACGCCGAGGGGTCCCGCATCGCGATCACGTCCGAGGCCGTCGTGGTCCAGCGGACCGGCGAGGACTGGGACGACGTCGAGCTGCAGCTCTCCACGTCGGCGCCCGCGCGGGGCGTCCAGCCGCCGGCGCTGAGCCCGGTCGTCCTTCGCGTGATCGAGGCGAGGTCGCGGGTCCTCGGGGGCGAGCTCGGATCGAAATCGGAGGGAGGCGCTGCCCGGGACGCTCTCCGCAGCGCGCCGGCCGCCCCCGCCGCGGTCCCGCCCAAGACGGCGACGCCCGGTGAGGCCCTCGAGGCCGAGGTCGTCCACACCGCCTACAACACGACCTTCGTCGTGCCGGGTCGGTCGTCGATTGCCGCCGACGGGCGTGACCACCGGGTGGTGCTGCGCAACCAGGATCTGGCGGCCACCCTGGGCTACCGGATCGTCCCCGCGGCGCGCGAGGAGGCGTATGTCGTCGCCAGGGCCACCGCGCCGGCCGACTACCCGCTGCTGGCCGGGCCGATGCGAGTGTTCGCCGGGGCCGCTTACGTCGGCCAGTTCGCCCTCCAGGAAGCGGGGCCCGGCGCCGAGCTCGAGCTGCCCTTCGGAGCCGACAACCGCGTGCGGGTGAAGCGCGTGGTGCTCACGCCGCGGCGCACCCGCGAGGGGCTCACGGGCCGGGATGAGCAGGTCGCCCACGCTTTCCGCACCGAGATCGAAAACCTGCGCGACCGCGCGGTCACCGTGGTGGTCGAGGACCAGGTGCCGGTGAGCGAGGATGAGCGGATCACGGTGAAGCGCGGCGACGGCACCACCCCGGGCTTTCGCGAGGTGCGGGATCGCCCGGGTGTCCTGGAATGGGACGTCCCGCTCGGCCCGCGGCAGAAGAAGGAGATCGTCCTCGAGTACGCCGTCCGCCACCCGAAGGGCCTGCCGGTCGCCGGAGGGCGGTAG
- a CDS encoding ABC transporter substrate-binding protein: MIESVVDMESRRDFLKALGLGAVAAGGLLAEGRPGTAQTTPKRELVVAQGGDISKLDPHFSTSSNDIRVTFNLFDNLVSRHPDGKLQPGLATEWKTTGPTTWQFRLRPGVRWHNGDPFSSADAKFSLERTYDPAVKARVNTVFTVIDRIEAPDPSTLVIHTRQPDPLLPARLAFYGGQIVPKKYLEAVGGDAFNAKPLGTGPVRFVSWVKDDRLVLEANPDYWGGKIDVDRVVFRPIPETAPRVAALLKGEADVITQLPPDHGERVATHPSTRVVGALYAGLYVLAVNSKVPPLGHPLVKQALSLAIDREAIVKELWRGRGIVPNGPIARGDVHYDAALPPLAYDPKEARERLKKAGYRNEPIYLETTVGYTANDKPMSEAIAGMWKDVGVNVVVEVIEYSVRAQKNRDRTFKGLWWSDPTSTLGDPDGMMWRLLAPGGPQDYWRHPEFDELGQAARFSLDEKFRGESYRKMTKIFLEHHPWIVVIQPYEDYGLQKYVEFTPNPNQQFEVRRFNFRLRRT, from the coding sequence GTGATCGAGTCGGTGGTCGACATGGAGAGCCGTCGCGATTTTCTGAAGGCGCTCGGACTCGGGGCCGTGGCGGCCGGCGGTTTGCTCGCCGAGGGCCGGCCGGGAACCGCCCAGACCACCCCGAAGCGGGAGCTGGTCGTCGCGCAGGGGGGTGACATCTCCAAGCTCGACCCCCACTTCTCGACGTCGTCGAACGACATCCGCGTCACCTTCAACCTCTTCGACAACCTGGTGAGCCGCCATCCGGACGGCAAGCTCCAGCCCGGGCTCGCGACCGAGTGGAAGACCACCGGCCCGACCACCTGGCAGTTCAGGCTTCGCCCGGGTGTCCGGTGGCACAACGGCGACCCATTCAGCTCGGCCGATGCGAAGTTCAGCCTCGAGCGGACCTACGACCCGGCGGTGAAGGCGCGCGTCAACACCGTGTTCACGGTCATCGACCGGATCGAGGCGCCGGATCCGTCCACGCTCGTCATCCACACCCGGCAGCCCGACCCGCTGCTGCCGGCCCGCCTCGCCTTCTACGGCGGCCAGATCGTGCCCAAGAAATACCTGGAGGCGGTCGGCGGCGACGCCTTCAACGCGAAGCCCCTCGGCACCGGCCCGGTCCGCTTCGTCTCGTGGGTCAAGGACGACAGGCTCGTGCTGGAGGCGAATCCCGACTACTGGGGCGGGAAGATCGACGTGGACCGCGTCGTCTTCCGCCCGATTCCCGAGACGGCGCCGCGGGTGGCCGCGCTCCTCAAGGGTGAGGCCGACGTCATCACCCAGCTTCCGCCGGATCACGGGGAGCGCGTCGCGACCCATCCCTCGACCCGGGTGGTGGGCGCCCTCTATGCCGGGCTCTACGTGCTGGCCGTCAACTCGAAAGTCCCGCCGCTCGGCCACCCGCTGGTGAAGCAGGCGCTGTCGCTGGCCATCGATCGCGAGGCGATCGTGAAGGAGCTCTGGCGGGGCCGCGGGATCGTGCCCAACGGCCCCATCGCCAGGGGCGACGTCCATTACGATGCGGCCCTGCCTCCGCTCGCCTACGACCCGAAGGAGGCCAGAGAGCGGCTCAAGAAGGCGGGGTACCGGAACGAGCCCATCTACCTCGAGACCACCGTGGGCTACACCGCCAACGACAAGCCCATGTCGGAGGCCATCGCCGGGATGTGGAAGGACGTGGGCGTCAACGTCGTGGTCGAGGTGATCGAGTACTCGGTGCGTGCCCAGAAGAACCGCGACCGGACGTTCAAGGGCCTCTGGTGGTCGGACCCCACCTCGACGCTCGGCGATCCCGACGGCATGATGTGGCGGCTCCTGGCCCCGGGCGGACCGCAGGACTACTGGCGCCATCCCGAGTTCGACGAGCTGGGACAGGCCGCCCGCTTCAGCCTGGACGAGAAGTTCCGGGGGGAATCCTACCGGAAGATGACCAAGATCTTCCTCGAGCATCACCCCTGGATCGTCGTGATCCAACCCTACGAGGACTACGGGCTCCAGAAGTACGTGGAGTTCACGCCGAACCCGAACCAGCAGTTCGAGGTGCGTCGCTTCAACTTCCGCCTGCGGCGGACCTGA
- a CDS encoding ABC transporter substrate-binding protein: protein MDSRRDFLKTLGLGAAAAGGLLGEGRPGAAQTTQKRELVVAQGGDISKLDPHFSTSSNDIRVSFNVFDNLTNRHPDDKLNPGLALEWKNSTPTSWTFKLRPGVRFHNGDPFSSADVKFSIERTYDPNVKTMVSSVFTTIDRIEAPDASTVVFHTKKPDPLLPARLAFYGGQIVPKKYLEQAGADAFNAKPVGTGPVRFASWTKDDKLVLEANPDYWGGKIDVDRVIFRPIPETAPRVAGLVKGELDVITQLTPDHWDRVNQSPTTKGASALYAGLYVLGTNSKVAPLNNWTLKKAMQLAVDREAIVKELWRGRGVVPNGPIAKGDNHYDVGLPPLKYDPKEARELVKKSGYKGEPIYLETTVGLIANDKPMSEAIAAMWKDVGINVVVEVIEFSVRAQKNRERTFKGLWWSDPTSTLRDPDGMMWRLMSPGGPHDYWRHPEFDELGNAARFSIDEKFRSQAYKRMTELFLEYNPWILVIQPYEDYGLQKHVEFTPNPNQALELRRFNLRMRRA from the coding sequence ATGGACAGTCGTCGCGATTTTCTGAAGACGCTCGGACTCGGGGCCGCGGCGGCCGGCGGCCTGCTCGGCGAGGGGCGCCCGGGAGCCGCCCAGACCACCCAGAAGCGGGAGCTGGTCGTCGCGCAGGGAGGTGACATCTCCAAGCTCGACCCCCACTTCTCGACGTCGTCGAACGACATCCGGGTCTCCTTCAACGTCTTCGACAACCTGACCAACCGCCACCCGGACGACAAGCTGAATCCCGGGCTGGCCCTCGAGTGGAAGAACAGCACCCCGACGTCCTGGACCTTCAAGCTCCGGCCGGGCGTCCGCTTCCACAACGGCGATCCGTTCAGCTCGGCCGACGTCAAGTTCTCGATCGAGCGGACCTACGACCCCAACGTGAAGACGATGGTGTCGAGCGTCTTCACCACGATCGACCGCATCGAGGCGCCCGATGCCTCCACGGTGGTCTTCCACACCAAGAAGCCGGACCCGCTCCTCCCGGCCCGCCTCGCCTTCTACGGGGGCCAGATCGTCCCCAAGAAGTACCTCGAGCAGGCCGGCGCCGACGCCTTCAACGCGAAGCCGGTCGGCACCGGTCCCGTGCGGTTCGCCTCCTGGACCAAGGACGACAAGCTCGTGCTGGAGGCCAACCCCGATTACTGGGGGGGGAAGATCGACGTGGACCGCGTGATTTTCCGGCCGATCCCGGAGACGGCGCCGCGGGTGGCCGGGCTGGTCAAGGGCGAGCTCGACGTGATCACCCAGCTCACCCCCGACCACTGGGACCGCGTCAATCAGAGCCCCACGACCAAGGGCGCCTCGGCGCTCTACGCCGGTCTCTACGTGCTGGGCACGAACTCCAAGGTGGCGCCCCTCAACAACTGGACCCTCAAGAAGGCGATGCAGCTCGCGGTGGACCGGGAGGCGATCGTCAAGGAGCTGTGGCGCGGGCGCGGCGTGGTGCCGAACGGGCCGATCGCCAAGGGCGACAACCACTACGACGTCGGCCTGCCGCCCCTCAAGTACGACCCCAAGGAGGCGCGCGAGCTGGTGAAGAAGTCCGGGTACAAGGGCGAGCCGATCTACCTCGAGACGACCGTCGGGCTCATTGCCAACGACAAGCCGATGTCCGAGGCGATCGCCGCCATGTGGAAGGACGTGGGGATCAACGTCGTGGTCGAGGTGATCGAGTTCTCGGTGCGGGCCCAGAAGAACCGGGAGCGGACGTTCAAAGGCCTCTGGTGGTCCGATCCGACCTCGACGCTCCGCGATCCCGACGGCATGATGTGGCGGCTCATGAGCCCCGGCGGGCCCCACGATTACTGGCGGCACCCGGAGTTCGACGAGCTGGGCAACGCCGCCCGCTTCTCCATCGACGAGAAGTTCCGGAGCCAGGCCTACAAGCGAATGACCGAGCTGTTCCTCGAGTACAACCCCTGGATCCTCGTGATCCAGCCCTACGAGGACTACGGGCTCCAGAAGCACGTCGAGTTCACGCCGAACCCGAACCAGGCGCTGGAGCTCCGGCGCTTCAACCTCCGGATGCGCCGCGCCTGA